A stretch of the Caldalkalibacillus salinus genome encodes the following:
- a CDS encoding S8 family serine peptidase gives MQHKQKLSVLLVFALVLSLAMPAFALTDTDELNELARAFDDIPLNTDVSTDVDELLLEELKQATQVEVIVTFWGEDGPSERHVELLETVGIEVGVTLNELPIAGVIANADQVATLAELPQVRSLYFNEELEYENYEGTSITGAKKVLTEQSFTKQNGGLPVSGEDITVLVNDTGIDGTHDDLPYGTKVIQNVLGSTNLNGQSDLLPVTYTENVPNTDTASHGTHVAGTVAGTGAKSNGKYAGVAPGANLVGYGSGAALFILDTLGGFDYALTHQLEYNIRAITNSFGSPSDVGTPFNPDHPTNVATKKLYDRGMVVVFSAGNSGPAEDTITGNFKKAPWVIAVAAGDKDGNLASFSSRGVEGGGGQVTIDGETYTWEDRPTVTAPGVDIISTRAVDVLTPIGLQGDAEDIETAYVPYYSSASGTSMAAPHVAGIVALILSANPTLSPDEVKQIIQDTATNIPGRADWEVGAGYANAYAAVDTALNGREYGQTLNMNQDFNSSVDLEVEREDIVIDYDPATNGSTPFLVDEGLTELAVTVYGEGFMESGNPINLILIDPNGKEYSSGISLLFSLYFDRTVIVPSPTPGEWTIEIRGLRGAEINPTGTALPEEVEGVVTTKRSTGYTGLEDIEGHDRQDEIKMAVHNRLVDGYHNGKYRADRALTREELAEYLVMGMGIRQYLPVDGSRSFGDVSTDFLPYAEAVSARGGALKDAFIVQNPVMLSEGTTFDSDRAVTREDIAYSLVQSLGHQSEAEERNTVLEDGNMEVYYGDQRIVITDADEIAPALRGYVELAFDLSILTPEDFFAENMAYELNDGEVTFYAQFEPTKNITRGEYAAFANRTYSLYLQQ, from the coding sequence ATGCAACATAAACAGAAGTTGTCAGTGTTATTGGTATTTGCACTCGTTTTATCTCTTGCTATGCCAGCATTTGCATTAACTGACACTGATGAGCTTAACGAACTGGCGCGCGCCTTTGATGACATTCCTTTAAACACTGATGTCTCTACTGATGTGGACGAGCTCTTACTCGAAGAACTCAAGCAGGCGACACAAGTGGAGGTCATTGTTACTTTTTGGGGTGAGGACGGGCCTTCAGAACGACACGTTGAATTACTAGAAACCGTTGGAATTGAAGTCGGTGTGACACTAAATGAACTGCCCATAGCTGGCGTAATTGCCAACGCAGACCAAGTCGCGACACTGGCTGAATTACCTCAAGTTCGTTCTTTATATTTTAATGAGGAATTGGAGTATGAAAACTACGAAGGAACGTCTATTACTGGCGCTAAGAAGGTATTAACTGAACAATCTTTCACGAAGCAGAACGGAGGCTTACCGGTCTCTGGAGAGGATATTACGGTCCTCGTTAACGACACAGGTATTGATGGAACGCATGACGACCTACCTTATGGCACTAAAGTCATACAAAACGTCTTAGGCTCAACGAACTTAAATGGGCAATCTGACCTACTACCCGTAACGTATACCGAAAATGTACCGAACACGGACACTGCATCCCACGGGACTCACGTTGCTGGAACAGTTGCAGGAACCGGTGCGAAATCCAATGGAAAATACGCAGGGGTAGCCCCTGGTGCAAATCTTGTGGGATACGGATCTGGTGCGGCGCTCTTCATTCTAGACACGCTTGGAGGATTCGATTACGCACTGACACACCAGTTAGAATATAACATCCGTGCGATTACGAACTCCTTTGGAAGTCCTAGCGACGTTGGAACACCGTTTAATCCTGACCATCCCACCAACGTAGCCACAAAGAAGTTATATGATCGTGGTATGGTCGTCGTATTCTCCGCAGGGAACTCTGGACCAGCGGAAGATACGATAACAGGGAACTTTAAGAAGGCACCATGGGTCATTGCTGTGGCTGCTGGAGATAAAGATGGCAACTTGGCAAGTTTCTCCTCTCGAGGTGTAGAAGGGGGCGGAGGTCAAGTGACCATTGATGGTGAGACTTACACTTGGGAAGATCGCCCGACGGTAACCGCACCTGGTGTGGACATTATTTCCACTAGAGCCGTAGATGTACTAACACCTATCGGTTTACAAGGAGACGCTGAAGATATTGAGACAGCTTACGTCCCTTACTACTCGAGTGCGAGTGGGACATCCATGGCTGCACCGCATGTGGCTGGTATTGTCGCTTTAATTCTTTCAGCTAATCCTACATTATCTCCTGATGAAGTGAAGCAGATCATACAAGATACAGCCACCAATATCCCTGGGCGTGCTGATTGGGAAGTCGGGGCTGGGTATGCCAATGCGTATGCGGCAGTAGATACGGCTTTGAACGGTCGCGAATATGGACAAACCCTTAATATGAACCAAGATTTCAATAGTAGCGTTGACTTAGAAGTTGAACGTGAAGACATCGTTATCGACTATGACCCGGCGACGAATGGAAGCACGCCTTTTCTAGTTGATGAGGGGCTCACAGAATTAGCTGTCACAGTCTATGGAGAAGGATTTATGGAGAGCGGTAATCCTATTAATCTCATTCTAATCGACCCGAATGGGAAAGAATACAGTTCAGGGATCTCGCTACTTTTCTCCTTATACTTCGATCGCACTGTCATCGTACCTTCGCCGACGCCAGGTGAATGGACAATCGAAATTCGTGGGCTAAGAGGAGCCGAAATAAATCCTACAGGTACCGCTCTTCCGGAAGAAGTAGAAGGGGTTGTGACCACTAAGCGCTCTACTGGTTATACTGGACTAGAGGATATAGAGGGACATGATAGACAAGACGAGATTAAGATGGCTGTCCATAACCGTTTGGTTGATGGTTATCATAATGGTAAATATCGAGCGGATCGTGCCCTAACTCGTGAAGAGCTTGCCGAGTATCTCGTGATGGGCATGGGGATTCGTCAGTATCTACCCGTCGATGGATCACGCTCTTTCGGAGATGTATCCACTGACTTCTTACCTTATGCTGAAGCGGTAAGCGCTAGGGGAGGCGCACTTAAGGATGCCTTTATCGTTCAGAATCCTGTGATGCTATCTGAAGGCACCACATTTGATTCTGATCGCGCTGTGACGAGAGAAGACATTGCTTATTCACTCGTACAAAGTCTTGGGCATCAATCAGAGGCAGAAGAAAGAAACACCGTATTAGAAGACGGTAATATGGAAGTGTATTATGGCGATCAGAGAATTGTCATTACAGACGCAGATGAAATTGCGCCAGCGTTAAGAGGATATGTTGAACTCGCGTTTGACCTCAGCATTTTAACACCAGAGGATTTCTTCGCAGAGAACATGGCGTACGAATTAAATGACGGTGAAGTGACGTTCTACGCTCAATTTGAGCCGACGAAGAACATCACACGTGGCGAATATGCCGCCTTCGCTAATCGTACCTATAGCTTGTATTTACAACAATAA
- a CDS encoding ABC transporter ATP-binding protein, producing MTAKRLYRYALRFKKTIMIALVLLTVAVSAELTGPFIAKTIIDDHITGIEQAWVMVEDTHDPYAVSYQGALYKRGDRLTETEAQSLDEAATLYILQVGTRYYVTEDTVPSQGEAREEAGEVYVQNGEERIALDTTRLSAEDVFGFYQPEVTPIIKWLGLYVGLLIFASFFQYGKSYLLQMSANRIIQNMRHDVFTHIQTLPVSFFDQRPVGKIVSRITNDTEAIRELYMKVLATFFTSIIYMTGIYIALFLLDVTLASITLLVVPLIVLWTILYRRYASRFNHAIRARLSDINGMINESIQGMPIIQVFGRQKRTEEEFEQLNEDHFHYQNKLLHLNAMTSHNLVFTIQNICFVVLIWYFGGAAIGVGSVISIGLLYAFVDYLNRLFQPVSDIVNQLAQLDQAMVAGERVFHLLDQDGEGVEEGKIPKYQGDVAFEQVSFAYEKDQYVLKDISFEANQGETVALVGHTGSGKSSIMNLLFRFYDPQHGRIKIDGQDITTIPKQHIRQHMGIVLQDPFLFTGTIASNVSLNDPSISKEKVINSLKMVGADRFIEPLPHQYDEPVVEKGSTLSSGQRQLISFARALAFDPAILILDEATANIDTETEAMIQRALEVLKRGRTTFIIAHRLSTIREADHILVLDHGHIVEQGKHDALIQQRGKYQQMYQMQMNSQPTLTR from the coding sequence ATGACGGCCAAACGCTTATATCGTTACGCTTTACGTTTTAAGAAAACGATTATGATCGCGCTTGTGCTGTTAACTGTCGCAGTGTCCGCTGAATTAACGGGACCGTTTATTGCTAAAACGATTATAGATGACCACATTACAGGCATTGAACAAGCATGGGTGATGGTGGAGGATACACATGACCCTTATGCCGTTTCTTATCAAGGTGCGTTGTATAAGAGAGGTGACCGATTAACGGAGACCGAAGCGCAAAGCTTGGACGAAGCAGCAACGCTATATATCCTACAAGTCGGGACACGGTATTACGTGACAGAGGATACCGTTCCAAGTCAAGGAGAGGCACGAGAGGAAGCAGGGGAGGTGTATGTTCAAAATGGTGAGGAACGTATAGCACTAGATACGACCCGTTTGTCGGCAGAAGACGTGTTCGGCTTTTATCAACCTGAGGTCACGCCTATTATCAAGTGGTTAGGTTTATACGTAGGCTTACTCATTTTTGCTTCTTTTTTCCAATACGGCAAATCCTACTTACTCCAAATGTCCGCTAATCGTATTATTCAAAACATGAGGCACGATGTGTTTACTCACATTCAGACACTCCCGGTATCATTCTTTGACCAACGACCTGTAGGGAAGATCGTGTCACGAATCACCAATGATACGGAAGCGATTCGAGAACTGTACATGAAAGTATTGGCCACTTTCTTCACCAGTATCATATATATGACCGGCATTTATATTGCCCTGTTTTTATTAGACGTGACACTGGCCTCCATCACGTTACTCGTGGTTCCACTTATCGTACTATGGACCATCTTGTATCGCCGCTATGCTTCACGTTTCAATCATGCGATTCGTGCACGCCTAAGTGATATAAACGGGATGATTAACGAATCCATTCAAGGGATGCCTATCATTCAGGTTTTTGGCAGACAGAAACGAACAGAGGAAGAATTCGAACAGCTTAATGAAGACCACTTTCACTATCAGAATAAATTACTCCACCTCAACGCTATGACCTCTCACAACTTGGTTTTTACGATACAAAATATCTGTTTCGTCGTCCTCATCTGGTACTTTGGTGGGGCCGCGATAGGCGTTGGGAGTGTGATCTCAATCGGGTTGTTATACGCTTTTGTCGATTATCTCAACCGTTTATTTCAACCCGTATCTGATATAGTGAACCAACTAGCCCAACTCGATCAAGCGATGGTTGCGGGAGAAAGGGTGTTTCACTTGCTCGATCAGGATGGTGAAGGGGTAGAAGAAGGTAAAATCCCTAAGTACCAAGGTGATGTTGCTTTTGAGCAGGTGTCATTTGCTTATGAAAAAGATCAATATGTCCTCAAGGATATATCATTTGAAGCAAATCAGGGGGAGACGGTAGCGCTTGTAGGACATACCGGCTCAGGGAAAAGCTCCATTATGAATTTACTCTTTCGCTTTTATGATCCGCAGCATGGCCGAATCAAGATAGATGGGCAGGACATCACCACGATCCCAAAGCAGCATATTCGCCAGCATATGGGGATCGTACTACAGGATCCTTTCCTCTTTACAGGGACCATTGCCTCTAACGTGAGCCTGAATGATCCATCTATTTCAAAAGAAAAAGTGATCAATTCGCTTAAAATGGTAGGGGCTGACCGATTCATTGAGCCGCTACCACATCAATACGATGAACCCGTCGTGGAGAAGGGAAGCACGTTGTCCTCTGGACAAAGACAATTGATATCCTTTGCTCGAGCTTTAGCTTTTGATCCGGCCATTCTTATTCTAGATGAAGCCACCGCCAATATCGATACGGAAACAGAAGCGATGATCCAACGTGCATTGGAGGTATTAAAAAGAGGACGTACGACGTTTATTATCGCCCACCGTTTATCGACCATTCGGGAAGCGGATCATATTTTAGTCTTAGATCATGGCCACATTGTTGAGCAAGGGAAGCATGATGCGCTTATACAACAAAGGGGTAAATACCAACAGATGTATCAGATGCAAATGAACAGCCAGCCCACCTTAACGCGTTAA
- a CDS encoding ABC transporter ATP-binding protein, with the protein MFTVFKKLGWFFKRYKKRYTIAVSLLILVSFVEVLPPMIIGTAIDDIQFGLMTWDRLTEILLFYGGLIVVSYTVTYVWMYQLFGGAFLVERLMRSQFMRHLLQMTPKFYETYRTGDLMARATNDLKAISLTAGFGILTLVDATVFMLVILGVMILFVNWKLTLAALLPLPIMAVLMHRYGKKIHQRFTAAQDAFGDMNNNVLESISGIRVNRAYVQEKADVQRFKDMTENVFQKNLAVAKVDALFEPSIKVLVGLSYVIGIGYGAYLVFHNEITLGSLVSFNIYLGMMIWPMFAVGELINVMQRGNASLDRVQETLSYEADVQDVEQPTTIDQPEDIMFQSVTFCYPTSNVKRLRDVSLTIKRGQTIGIVGRTGSGKTTLLQQLLRQYPLGGGQVLISGVPIEHISLQQLHEWIGYVPQEQVLFSKSVRENLTFGKHDASPEAITHALRMAAFDDIISILPQGLDTLVGEKGVALSGGQKQRVSIARALILNPDILILDDAMSAVDGKTEAKIIDNIRRERAGKTTLIATHRMSAVEHADWIIVLEEGRIVEQGTHADLIRQDGWYKEQYVRQKVEG; encoded by the coding sequence ATGTTCACTGTATTCAAAAAATTAGGATGGTTCTTTAAACGCTATAAAAAGAGATATACCATCGCTGTGTCCCTGCTTATATTAGTCAGTTTCGTTGAGGTCTTGCCACCTATGATTATTGGAACGGCCATCGACGATATTCAATTCGGTCTCATGACCTGGGATCGTCTGACAGAAATATTATTATTTTATGGTGGACTGATCGTGGTCAGTTATACCGTCACATACGTTTGGATGTACCAATTGTTTGGCGGGGCTTTTCTTGTCGAGCGTTTAATGCGATCACAATTCATGCGTCATCTGCTGCAAATGACCCCTAAATTTTATGAAACGTATCGTACAGGAGATCTCATGGCCAGAGCCACTAATGACCTTAAAGCGATCTCACTCACCGCTGGTTTTGGCATCCTGACCTTGGTTGATGCCACGGTGTTTATGCTTGTCATTTTAGGTGTCATGATACTGTTTGTGAATTGGAAACTGACACTCGCAGCGTTGTTACCACTGCCTATCATGGCTGTCTTAATGCATCGCTACGGGAAGAAGATTCATCAACGTTTTACGGCAGCACAAGACGCATTCGGGGATATGAATAACAACGTCCTCGAATCCATATCGGGTATCCGGGTAAACCGTGCATATGTACAGGAGAAGGCAGATGTCCAACGCTTCAAAGATATGACCGAGAACGTCTTTCAGAAGAATCTAGCAGTGGCGAAAGTGGATGCGTTATTTGAACCGAGTATCAAAGTATTGGTTGGATTGAGTTATGTCATTGGGATCGGTTACGGCGCTTATCTCGTGTTCCACAATGAGATAACCCTAGGGAGCCTCGTCTCATTCAACATTTATCTCGGTATGATGATCTGGCCTATGTTTGCTGTGGGTGAACTCATCAATGTGATGCAAAGGGGCAACGCCTCCTTGGATCGTGTTCAGGAAACATTATCGTACGAGGCCGACGTGCAGGATGTTGAACAGCCTACAACGATTGATCAACCGGAAGATATCATGTTTCAGTCTGTGACCTTCTGCTATCCGACCTCCAATGTTAAACGATTACGGGACGTGTCGCTCACTATTAAACGAGGTCAGACCATAGGGATTGTAGGGCGAACAGGGAGCGGTAAAACAACGTTACTTCAGCAGTTGCTCAGACAATACCCATTAGGCGGTGGTCAGGTTCTTATATCGGGTGTTCCTATTGAACATATTTCATTACAGCAACTACACGAATGGATCGGTTATGTGCCCCAAGAACAAGTCTTATTTTCTAAATCCGTCAGAGAGAATCTGACCTTTGGAAAGCATGATGCGTCTCCCGAGGCGATCACACACGCTTTACGCATGGCCGCTTTTGACGATATCATCTCTATCTTGCCTCAAGGTTTAGATACGTTGGTGGGTGAAAAGGGCGTCGCGCTTTCTGGTGGTCAGAAACAACGTGTGTCTATTGCCCGCGCACTCATCCTTAATCCCGATATCCTGATACTGGATGATGCCATGTCCGCTGTTGATGGTAAAACAGAGGCTAAAATCATCGATAACATCAGGCGGGAACGAGCAGGAAAAACCACATTGATCGCTACGCATCGCATGAGTGCTGTTGAGCATGCAGATTGGATTATAGTACTCGAAGAGGGTCGCATCGTTGAACAAGGGACGCATGCCGATCTCATACGTCAGGACGGTTGGTACAAAGAGCAATATGTCCGTCAGAAAGTGGAAGGGTAG
- a CDS encoding YitT family protein — MLNNVYRLLIILVASIIVGFAFNVFLLPHEVFTGGVTGFAMILGLITPLNAGIWIVLLNIPILILGWTKVGKTFIGNSLFSVLVTAVSMQYIPVVKVTEDALLSSVFGGIIAGVGIGLIVRFYGSTGGFDVIGLLLIKKRDMPLGGIIFALNSIVVVVSGFIFSWELALYTLASIYITGLVIDRIHTRHIKLNLMVVTSKGEELRTELLSKLFRGITVIEGRGAYSKEQREVLYTVISRYELAVVRPLIKSIDPNAFVSVSQTMEVMGNFRRE; from the coding sequence ATGTTAAACAACGTGTATCGACTTCTTATTATTTTAGTAGCATCCATTATTGTAGGGTTCGCTTTTAATGTTTTTCTCCTTCCGCATGAAGTATTTACAGGAGGCGTCACAGGTTTCGCCATGATTCTGGGTCTGATTACGCCCCTTAATGCAGGTATTTGGATTGTACTCCTCAATATCCCGATTCTTATTCTAGGATGGACCAAAGTGGGAAAAACGTTCATCGGTAACAGTCTTTTCTCTGTGTTGGTCACGGCTGTATCCATGCAATATATACCTGTGGTCAAGGTCACAGAGGATGCACTCCTTTCTTCTGTTTTTGGTGGTATTATAGCAGGCGTTGGGATTGGCCTTATTGTTCGTTTTTATGGCTCGACTGGTGGCTTTGATGTGATCGGCTTACTGCTCATTAAAAAACGTGATATGCCATTAGGTGGCATTATATTCGCTTTAAATAGTATTGTGGTTGTCGTATCAGGCTTTATATTCTCTTGGGAATTAGCTTTGTACACCTTGGCTTCCATCTACATTACAGGGTTAGTGATTGATCGTATTCACACCCGACATATAAAACTGAATCTCATGGTGGTCACGAGCAAAGGTGAGGAACTTCGGACAGAGCTGCTATCTAAATTGTTCCGCGGTATTACGGTCATTGAAGGACGAGGGGCGTATTCAAAGGAACAAAGAGAAGTACTCTATACAGTCATTTCACGTTATGAATTGGCGGTTGTACGCCCGTTAATCAAAAGCATAGATCCTAATGCGTTTGTGAGTGTTAGCCAAACGATGGAGGTCATGGGTAACTTCCGTCGGGAATAA